A window of Tautonia plasticadhaerens contains these coding sequences:
- a CDS encoding efflux RND transporter periplasmic adaptor subunit — protein sequence MIGRLFRNLLLPGLILAAGVGVFAGLVASKEPPQRQQRDRQVPRVEVVPVSAAPAGGFAIEVNGTAVPKREASLSAEVAGRVVERTEACWAGRAVKRGDLLLKLDPRPLEIQIETYQAELAQVAADLEQLDTEIGNTEELVSLAEQEVDLRRREQLRVEQLISRNAASASDRDAADAQVLTSRQNLQRLQNDRRMFASRRARLEAQRRRILATLDQATYDLERAVISSPVDGRIVEVLVEQDSYCRPGDPLLTIEDTSTMEVRCSLQLEDLYWLAGGDDPLDHAGDDPYSIPRAGAEISHAIAGRESTWEGVLSRFEGGGIDERTRTVPCRVEVPAPDGLRRGMFVSVTFRGIDPRIPLLSIPRSAFRPNDEIWLVEGGRLAIHRVEPVRVLEDSVIVRGDGPGDPIPPGASLVVSPLDAPVAGMEVAIAGEVPAAPVASADPGSERR from the coding sequence ATGATCGGGAGGCTGTTCCGCAACCTGCTGCTGCCGGGCCTGATCCTGGCCGCCGGCGTCGGCGTCTTCGCCGGGCTGGTGGCCTCCAAGGAGCCGCCGCAGCGCCAGCAACGCGACCGGCAAGTCCCCCGGGTCGAGGTGGTCCCCGTCTCGGCCGCCCCGGCCGGCGGCTTCGCCATCGAGGTCAACGGCACCGCCGTGCCCAAGCGCGAGGCCTCCCTCTCGGCCGAGGTCGCCGGCCGGGTGGTCGAGCGCACCGAGGCCTGCTGGGCCGGGCGGGCGGTCAAGCGCGGCGACCTGCTGCTGAAGCTCGACCCCCGCCCCCTGGAGATCCAGATCGAGACGTATCAGGCCGAGCTGGCCCAGGTGGCCGCCGACCTGGAGCAGCTCGACACCGAGATCGGCAACACCGAGGAGCTGGTCTCCCTGGCCGAGCAGGAGGTCGACCTCCGGCGCCGGGAGCAGCTCCGCGTCGAGCAGCTGATCTCCCGCAACGCAGCCTCCGCCTCCGACCGGGACGCCGCCGACGCCCAGGTGCTCACCTCCCGGCAGAACCTCCAGCGGCTGCAGAACGACCGCCGGATGTTCGCCAGCCGCCGGGCCCGGCTGGAGGCCCAGCGGCGCCGGATCCTGGCCACGCTCGACCAGGCGACCTACGACCTGGAGCGGGCGGTCATCTCCTCCCCCGTCGACGGCCGGATCGTCGAGGTCCTCGTCGAGCAGGACTCCTACTGCCGCCCCGGCGACCCGCTCTTGACCATCGAGGACACCTCCACCATGGAGGTCCGCTGCTCCCTGCAGCTCGAGGACCTCTACTGGCTGGCCGGCGGCGACGACCCGCTCGACCACGCCGGGGACGACCCCTACTCGATCCCCCGGGCCGGGGCCGAGATCTCCCACGCCATCGCCGGCCGGGAGTCGACATGGGAGGGGGTGCTCTCCCGGTTCGAGGGGGGCGGCATCGACGAGCGGACCCGCACGGTCCCCTGCCGGGTCGAGGTGCCCGCCCCCGACGGCCTGCGCCGGGGCATGTTCGTCTCCGTCACCTTCCGGGGCATCGACCCCCGGATCCCCCTGCTCTCGATCCCCCGGTCGGCCTTCCGGCCCAACGACGAGATCTGGCTCGTCGAGGGCGGCCGGCTGGCGATCCACCGCGTCGAGCCGGTCCGGGTGCTGGAGGACTCGGTCATCGTCCGGGGGGACGGCCCCGGCGACCCGATCCCCCCCGGTGCCTCGCTGGTCGTCTCCCCGCTCGACGCCCCGGTCGCCGGGATGGAGGTCGCGATCGCCGGGGAGGTCCCCGCCGCCCCCGTCGCCTCGGCCGACCCCGGGTCGGAGCGTCGCTGA
- a CDS encoding MarR family winged helix-turn-helix transcriptional regulator: MQADHPEEVTSPDGPPIDPRQGPARERFGFLMAMAAHRFRARFEEELEPMGVQLKHVAVLATIDHFGPVAQRRLGESVCIDRASMVGLLDEMEQRGLVRRRDDPADRRAHLVHLTDEGKDLLRRANGMVEGVEAECLGPLSPAERGTLKDMLQRIVDPGSWSGFEHINIKVSGRAAGGAELAAPPPPSGRVESSPGGGGGRSR; this comes from the coding sequence ATGCAAGCAGATCATCCCGAAGAAGTTACGTCTCCCGACGGGCCGCCGATCGACCCCCGGCAGGGCCCGGCCCGGGAGCGGTTCGGCTTCCTGATGGCGATGGCCGCGCACCGCTTCCGGGCCCGGTTCGAGGAGGAGCTGGAGCCGATGGGCGTGCAGCTGAAGCACGTCGCGGTGCTGGCCACGATCGACCACTTCGGCCCGGTCGCCCAGCGTCGGCTCGGGGAGTCGGTCTGCATCGACCGGGCGTCGATGGTCGGCCTGCTGGACGAGATGGAGCAGCGCGGGCTCGTCCGCCGCCGGGACGACCCGGCCGACCGCCGGGCGCACCTGGTGCACCTGACCGACGAGGGCAAGGATCTCCTCCGACGGGCGAACGGCATGGTGGAGGGGGTCGAGGCCGAGTGCCTCGGCCCGCTCTCCCCGGCCGAGCGGGGGACGCTCAAGGACATGCTCCAGCGGATCGTGGATCCGGGCTCGTGGTCCGGGTTCGAGCACATCAACATCAAGGTCAGCGGCCGGGCGGCCGGCGGGGCGGAACTAGCCGCCCCGCCCCCCCCCTCGGGCCGAGTCGAGTCGTCGCCGGGCGGCGGCGGGGGGCGATCGCGATGA
- a CDS encoding ECF-type sigma factor, with protein sequence MPEVTRLLDAAAAGDRRAAADLLPLVYDELRRLAAARLASESPDQTLQPTALVHEAYLRLIGPAEGLRWDGRGHFFAAAAEAMRRILVDAARRKRARKHGGDRRRVELRDVPDEREVADERLLALDAALTRLAAEDPVAARVIEIRHFAGLSIEDAAAALGLSRATTYRHWTYARAWLRDAISEAGPG encoded by the coding sequence ATGCCCGAGGTGACCCGCCTGCTCGACGCCGCGGCCGCCGGGGACCGCCGCGCCGCCGCCGACCTGCTCCCGCTCGTCTACGACGAGCTGCGCCGGCTCGCCGCCGCGCGCCTGGCGTCCGAGTCGCCGGATCAGACCCTCCAGCCCACGGCGCTGGTCCACGAGGCGTACCTCCGCCTGATCGGACCGGCCGAAGGGCTCCGCTGGGACGGCCGCGGCCACTTCTTCGCCGCCGCCGCCGAGGCGATGCGTCGCATTCTCGTCGACGCCGCCCGGCGGAAGCGGGCGCGAAAGCACGGCGGCGACCGTCGACGGGTCGAGTTGCGCGACGTCCCGGACGAGCGTGAGGTCGCGGACGAGCGACTGCTCGCCCTGGACGCGGCCCTCACCCGCCTCGCCGCCGAGGACCCCGTCGCCGCCAGGGTGATCGAGATTCGCCACTTCGCCGGGCTGTCGATCGAGGACGCGGCCGCCGCCCTCGGCCTCTCCCGCGCGACGACTTACCGGCACTGGACCTACGCCCGCGCCTGGCTCCGAGACGCCATCTCCGAGGCCGGGCCGGGCTGA
- a CDS encoding protein kinase domain-containing protein, with product MSTDPKRVKEIFLEAAELPDEAARAAFLDRACGEDADLRARVEALLRSHDPAGSFLGTPAAAAADPGLAATLAYSASTGQHHAATLPGDEAHRGDGDEPLTFLAPSTRPDSLGRIGHYEVLQVLGRGGFGIVFRAFDDVLHRVVAVKVLAPQLAATSPARKRFLREARSSAQVRHENVVRVYEVSEQPLPYLAMEFIPGETLQQRLDRVGPVEPAEVVRVGRQIAEGLAAAHAQGLIHRDIKPGNILLEGGAGRVRITDFGLARAADDASISQSGIIAGTPMYMAPEQAKGETLDQRADLFSLGSVLYQMAAGRPPFRANNVVAVLKRVAEDTPRDIREIIPETPQWLCDIIASLHAKDPAGRFQTAREVADLLADCEAQLKASSKLEDFSRIPGRKSASSGKRKRVAAAAALLLPVIALGVTESTGVTKLFRGSTTTDRIRDGGDPRGRPDGGRPNDAPPERVALEFDGVNDYVATPLLYDGSTPLTVEATVRITEWPVHKKHSHSEIVGCTQLAGFGLGTSKEGFYFSAFIGTNYVTAYTPGDDRYLNRPIKLAGIIEGQNLRLFVDGKQIARNAFEDQFKPSPEEISLGTSPGSGMPNDGNGYDWAGTMYGVRISNTARYTGDYDASAPLTADRNTMALYRFDEGSGDVLHDTSGNGRHGKIVGARWVNAGVPRIGPSPDAKTPPAVAPFTDADVQRIAALPAAEQVEEVRMELVRRNPGFDGTVEHKIEGGVVTELRINTDKVSDIAPIRVFNALQVLDCSGTPTPDWRRNGQLADLTPLKGMNLTGLTHLNLGWTKVDDASMVYFKDCKALMSLILTGTQVTDTELAHFKDCKDLTELGLDGTQVSDAGLAHFKGCKKLTLLHIENTRVTDLSLLRGMPLKELSCDFQPERDAEILRSIQTLEKINDKPAAEFWKDVEKK from the coding sequence ATGTCCACCGACCCGAAGCGCGTCAAGGAGATCTTCCTCGAGGCGGCCGAGCTGCCGGACGAGGCCGCCCGTGCCGCGTTCCTGGACCGGGCGTGCGGGGAGGACGCCGACCTCCGTGCCCGGGTCGAGGCGCTACTCCGGTCCCACGACCCGGCCGGCAGCTTCCTCGGCACGCCCGCGGCCGCGGCCGCGGACCCAGGCCTCGCCGCCACCCTGGCCTACTCCGCCTCCACGGGGCAACACCACGCCGCCACCCTCCCCGGCGACGAGGCCCACCGCGGCGACGGCGACGAGCCGCTGACGTTCCTGGCGCCGTCCACCCGGCCCGACTCGCTCGGCCGGATCGGCCACTACGAGGTGCTCCAGGTGCTCGGCCGGGGCGGCTTCGGGATCGTCTTCCGCGCGTTCGACGACGTGCTGCACCGGGTGGTGGCGGTGAAGGTGCTGGCCCCGCAACTGGCCGCCACCTCGCCGGCCCGCAAGCGGTTCCTGCGTGAGGCCCGCTCGTCCGCCCAGGTGCGGCACGAGAACGTGGTGCGGGTGTACGAGGTCTCCGAGCAACCGCTGCCCTACTTGGCGATGGAATTCATCCCCGGGGAGACGCTGCAGCAGCGCCTCGACCGCGTCGGCCCCGTCGAGCCGGCCGAGGTGGTGCGGGTCGGCCGTCAGATCGCCGAGGGACTGGCCGCCGCCCACGCGCAGGGCCTGATCCACCGGGACATCAAGCCGGGGAACATCCTACTGGAGGGCGGGGCCGGGCGGGTGAGGATCACCGACTTCGGGCTGGCGCGGGCGGCCGACGACGCCAGCATCTCCCAGAGCGGGATCATCGCCGGCACCCCGATGTACATGGCCCCGGAGCAGGCCAAGGGGGAGACACTCGACCAGCGGGCCGACCTGTTCAGCCTCGGCAGCGTGCTCTACCAGATGGCGGCCGGCCGGCCGCCGTTTCGCGCGAACAACGTGGTGGCGGTGTTGAAGCGCGTCGCCGAGGATACGCCGCGGGACATCCGCGAGATCATCCCCGAGACGCCGCAGTGGCTGTGCGACATCATCGCCTCGCTGCACGCCAAGGACCCCGCCGGCCGCTTCCAGACCGCCCGCGAAGTGGCAGACCTCCTCGCCGACTGCGAGGCCCAGCTCAAGGCCAGCTCCAAGCTAGAGGATTTCAGCCGCATTCCCGGCCGGAAGTCGGCGTCCTCGGGGAAGCGGAAGCGGGTCGCGGCGGCGGCCGCCTTGTTGCTCCCCGTGATCGCGCTTGGGGTAACAGAGTCCACAGGGGTCACGAAGCTGTTCCGGGGGTCGACGACGACCGACCGGATTAGGGACGGCGGCGATCCCCGGGGCCGGCCGGACGGCGGTCGCCCCAATGACGCCCCTCCGGAGCGGGTCGCCCTGGAATTCGACGGCGTCAACGACTACGTCGCGACCCCGTTGCTGTACGACGGCTCGACGCCCTTGACCGTCGAAGCAACGGTTCGGATCACCGAATGGCCGGTTCACAAGAAGCATTCCCACAGCGAAATCGTCGGCTGCACGCAACTGGCCGGCTTCGGCCTGGGGACGTCGAAGGAGGGGTTCTATTTCTCCGCGTTCATCGGGACCAATTATGTCACCGCCTACACTCCGGGAGATGACCGCTACCTGAATCGACCGATCAAGTTGGCCGGGATTATCGAAGGCCAAAACCTGCGGCTATTCGTCGATGGAAAGCAGATTGCCCGTAACGCCTTTGAGGATCAATTCAAGCCGAGTCCCGAAGAGATCTCACTAGGTACGAGTCCTGGGAGCGGAATGCCGAACGACGGTAACGGCTATGACTGGGCCGGGACGATGTATGGAGTGAGAATCTCGAACACGGCACGGTACACGGGCGATTACGACGCGAGCGCCCCCTTGACCGCGGACCGAAACACGATGGCGCTCTACCGGTTCGACGAGGGCTCGGGCGACGTCCTACACGACACCTCGGGCAACGGCCGGCACGGTAAGATCGTGGGGGCGCGGTGGGTGAATGCCGGCGTCCCTCGGATCGGCCCTTCCCCCGATGCGAAGACGCCGCCGGCGGTCGCTCCGTTCACCGACGCCGACGTCCAGCGCATCGCCGCCCTGCCAGCCGCCGAGCAGGTCGAGGAGGTCCGCATGGAGTTGGTGCGGCGCAACCCTGGCTTCGACGGCACGGTGGAGCACAAGATCGAGGGCGGCGTCGTCACGGAATTGCGGATCAACACCGACAAGGTGTCGGACATCGCCCCGATCCGAGTCTTCAACGCCCTGCAGGTGCTCGATTGCAGCGGCACACCTACCCCCGACTGGCGTCGGAACGGGCAGCTTGCCGACTTGACGCCGCTGAAGGGGATGAACTTGACGGGCCTTACTCACCTCAACCTTGGCTGGACGAAAGTGGACGACGCCAGCATGGTCTACTTCAAGGACTGCAAGGCACTGATGAGCCTCATCCTGACTGGAACACAGGTCACCGACACTGAATTAGCCCACTTCAAGGACTGCAAAGACCTGACGGAACTCGGACTGGATGGCACCCAAGTGAGCGATGCCGGGCTGGCTCACTTCAAGGGCTGCAAGAAACTGACGCTCCTCCACATCGAGAACACGAGGGTCACCGACCTATCCCTGCTACGCGGGATGCCTCTCAAAGAACTCTCCTGCGACTTCCAGCCCGAACGAGACGCAGAGATTCTCCGCTCCATACAGACGCTGGAGAAGATTAACGACAAGCCGGCCGCGGAGTTCTGGAAGGATGTCGAGAAGAAGTGA
- a CDS encoding transposase domain-containing protein produces MPGGTSSTPGSRTRSAATTPWLASAPCTRSLTIDNAAAEQAIRPLCVGRRNWLHLGGDGGLRVAAVLLSIATSVRRHALDPWAYLTNVLTELPARRAGADLGDLLPDAWAKSRGETYRRAG; encoded by the coding sequence ATGCCCGGAGGTACTTCTTCGACGCCCGGCTCTCGGACCCGGAGCGCAGCCACGACGCCCTGGCTCGCATCCGCGCCCTGTACGCGGTCGCTGACGATCGACAACGCCGCGGCCGAGCAGGCCATCCGACCCCTGTGCGTCGGCCGCCGGAACTGGCTGCATCTGGGCGGGGACGGCGGGTTACGAGTCGCGGCCGTGTTGCTGAGCATCGCCACATCCGTCAGGCGACACGCGCTCGACCCGTGGGCCTACCTGACGAACGTCCTGACGGAGTTGCCCGCCCGGCGGGCCGGGGCTGACCTGGGAGACCTGTTGCCGGATGCGTGGGCGAAGTCCCGCGGCGAGACCTACCGCCGAGCGGGTTGA
- the tnpB gene encoding IS66 family insertion sequence element accessory protein TnpB (TnpB, as the term is used for proteins encoded by IS66 family insertion elements, is considered an accessory protein, since TnpC, encoded by a neighboring gene, is a DDE family transposase.), with protein MLTLGLTGRIWVCLQPQDGRKSFDGLAAVVTAHLARDPLSGDLFVFRNKRGDRLKILAWQGDGFTLYLRRLEKGTFAFPAADAVEVAVTPTELAMILGGLELGAVKRRPRFERQAIE; from the coding sequence ATGCTGACCCTCGGGCTGACCGGCCGGATCTGGGTCTGCCTCCAGCCGCAGGACGGCCGCAAGAGCTTCGACGGCCTGGCCGCGGTGGTCACCGCGCACCTGGCCCGCGACCCGCTCAGCGGGGACCTGTTCGTGTTCCGGAACAAGCGCGGGGACCGGCTGAAGATCCTGGCCTGGCAGGGCGACGGTTTCACGCTGTACCTCCGCCGCCTCGAGAAGGGCACGTTCGCGTTCCCGGCTGCGGACGCCGTCGAGGTGGCGGTCACCCCGACCGAGCTGGCGATGATCCTCGGCGGGCTCGAACTCGGGGCGGTCAAGCGGCGGCCGCGGTTCGAACGCCAGGCCATTGAGTGA
- the tnpA gene encoding IS66 family insertion sequence element accessory protein TnpA, which yields MPKTRRRREEREQFWRDTIADWKTSGKSVRAFCAARGVSEATFFARRRELASREQPRRPEAPPRPPSFAPVHIIPEPVAEVVLPSGLVVRVPIGVDATAVARLVTALGASPC from the coding sequence ATGCCGAAGACCCGTCGTCGCCGTGAAGAACGCGAGCAGTTCTGGCGGGACACGATCGCCGATTGGAAGACGTCTGGCAAATCGGTCCGGGCGTTCTGCGCTGCCCGCGGGGTCTCCGAGGCCACCTTCTTCGCCCGTCGTCGCGAACTCGCCAGCCGGGAGCAACCTCGTCGCCCGGAAGCACCGCCTCGGCCCCCGTCATTCGCCCCGGTACACATCATCCCCGAGCCTGTCGCCGAGGTCGTGCTGCCCTCCGGGTTGGTCGTCCGCGTCCCGATCGGGGTGGACGCCACAGCAGTCGCCCGGCTGGTCACCGCGCTCGGGGCCTCGCCATGCTGA
- a CDS encoding response regulator transcription factor — translation MPSDTSPAGSPDPPARVLIVDDHPAVREGLGFRIARCPDLVVCGEAADVAEALDQAERARPDVSVIDIALGTGSGIDLIRRLRARDPSSRTLVWSMYPESLYAERALRAGAMGYITKQEATGRIIEAIRRVHRGEIFLSDAAAGRLIRRVVGRGVEVPASPTLEESLSDRELEVLRQIGAGHTTAETARCLHLSVHTVDTYRQRIKAKLALRNASELARVATQWVLEHG, via the coding sequence ATGCCGAGCGACACCTCCCCGGCCGGCTCCCCTGACCCCCCGGCCCGCGTCCTGATCGTCGACGACCACCCGGCCGTCCGGGAGGGCCTGGGCTTCCGCATCGCCCGGTGCCCGGATCTGGTCGTCTGCGGCGAGGCGGCCGACGTCGCCGAGGCGCTCGACCAGGCCGAACGCGCCCGGCCCGACGTGAGCGTCATCGACATCGCCCTGGGGACCGGCAGCGGCATCGACCTGATCCGCCGCCTCCGCGCCCGGGACCCCTCCTCCCGGACGCTCGTCTGGTCGATGTATCCCGAGTCCCTCTACGCCGAGCGGGCCCTGCGGGCCGGGGCGATGGGCTACATCACCAAGCAGGAGGCCACCGGGCGGATCATCGAGGCGATCCGGCGCGTCCACCGCGGCGAGATCTTCCTCAGCGACGCCGCCGCCGGCCGCCTGATCCGCCGCGTCGTCGGCCGGGGCGTCGAGGTCCCCGCCTCCCCCACCCTCGAGGAATCCCTCTCCGACCGGGAGCTGGAGGTCCTCCGCCAGATCGGCGCCGGGCACACCACCGCCGAGACCGCCCGGTGCCTCCACCTGAGCGTCCACACCGTCGACACCTACCGCCAGCGGATCAAGGCCAAGCTCGCCCTCCGCAACGCCTCCGAACTCGCCCGGGTCGCCACCCAGTGGGTCCTCGAACACGGCTGA
- a CDS encoding PAS domain-containing sensor histidine kinase — MRPSGQDRTPVPVPGEPPARALLDALPARACVVDPEGLIVAVNAEWDRALAENDGVRWLSGPGVSYLDVCRRAADRGSPGAAPALAGLLDVLAGRRDSYSQEYTCRGPGGRARWFLMLATPLRCESGGALVSHVDITDRKLGELALRESEDRLRAVVDTAADAIITIDGRGRIDTFNAAAERMFGFDRAEVVGRDVALIIPLPDREAHIGHPDADPDAPDADPDAPGRLVGAVRQLAGRRKDGSTFPVELSVGRVASLDLFTGIIRDVSERRAMQEQLLSIAEQEQRRIGQDLHDDVGQELTGLALMIESLAEALEEDSSPERVLAGRVRAGLRRVQRRLRDLCRGLLPVEVDAEGLMAALEDLCSNFSAGQAISCRFECHSPVAIEDNRTATHLYRIAQEAVSNAARHGRPRSIVVRLEGSDEAIALTVRDDGVGIPGHAEGGPGTGLRLMRHRAGLIGAGLRIGPDEGGGTRIDCILDRKDDHAERHLPGRLP, encoded by the coding sequence ATGAGACCCAGCGGCCAGGACCGGACCCCCGTCCCCGTCCCCGGGGAGCCGCCCGCCCGGGCCCTGCTCGACGCGCTGCCGGCCCGGGCCTGCGTCGTCGATCCCGAGGGCCTGATCGTCGCCGTCAACGCCGAGTGGGACCGGGCCCTCGCCGAGAACGACGGCGTCCGATGGCTCAGCGGGCCGGGCGTCAGTTACCTCGACGTCTGCCGACGGGCCGCCGACCGCGGCTCCCCGGGGGCCGCCCCGGCCCTGGCCGGCCTGCTCGACGTGCTGGCCGGGCGCCGGGACTCCTACTCCCAGGAATACACCTGCCGCGGGCCCGGCGGCCGCGCCCGGTGGTTCCTCATGCTGGCCACCCCGCTGCGGTGCGAGTCCGGGGGGGCCCTGGTCTCCCACGTCGACATCACCGACCGCAAGCTCGGCGAGCTGGCCCTCCGGGAGAGCGAGGACCGCCTCCGGGCCGTCGTCGACACCGCCGCCGACGCCATCATCACCATCGACGGCCGGGGACGGATCGACACCTTCAACGCCGCCGCCGAGCGCATGTTCGGCTTCGACCGGGCGGAGGTCGTCGGCCGGGACGTCGCCCTGATCATCCCCCTCCCCGATCGGGAAGCCCACATCGGCCACCCCGACGCCGACCCCGACGCCCCCGACGCCGACCCCGACGCCCCCGGCCGGCTCGTCGGCGCCGTCCGCCAGCTCGCCGGCCGGCGCAAGGACGGCTCGACCTTCCCCGTCGAGCTGTCCGTCGGCCGGGTCGCCTCGCTCGACCTGTTCACCGGCATCATCCGGGACGTCTCCGAACGCCGGGCCATGCAGGAGCAGCTGCTGTCGATCGCCGAGCAGGAGCAGCGCCGGATCGGCCAGGACCTGCACGACGACGTCGGCCAGGAGCTCACCGGCCTGGCCCTGATGATCGAGTCGCTCGCCGAGGCCCTGGAGGAGGACTCCTCCCCCGAGCGCGTGCTGGCCGGTCGGGTCCGGGCCGGCCTCCGCCGGGTGCAGCGTCGGCTCCGGGACCTCTGCCGGGGCTTGCTTCCCGTGGAGGTCGACGCCGAGGGCCTGATGGCGGCGCTGGAGGACCTGTGCTCGAACTTCTCGGCCGGCCAGGCCATCTCCTGCCGCTTCGAGTGCCACTCCCCGGTGGCGATCGAGGACAACCGCACCGCCACCCACCTGTACCGGATCGCCCAGGAGGCCGTCTCCAACGCCGCCCGGCACGGCCGACCCCGGTCGATCGTCGTCCGGCTGGAGGGGTCCGACGAGGCCATCGCGCTGACGGTCCGGGACGACGGCGTCGGCATCCCGGGGCACGCCGAGGGGGGGCCGGGGACGGGCCTCCGGCTGATGCGACACCGGGCCGGCCTCATCGGCGCCGGCCTGCGGATCGGCCCCGACGAGGGGGGCGGCACCCGGATCGACTGCATCCTCGACCGGAAGGACGACCATGCCGAGCGACACCTCCCCGGCCGGCTCCCCTGA
- a CDS encoding response regulator — MPAQLLVAESDSVLRGLYAAYFRAIGFEVETADDGLRCLDLLREDRHDALVIDMDLRWGGGDGVLSWLAGDESHRPRAVVALGSSTPAELSLLLGLPERDCLQKPAHASSLVVRLATQLFTNQVASVAQIVPVS, encoded by the coding sequence ATGCCCGCCCAACTGCTCGTCGCGGAGTCGGATTCGGTCCTCCGAGGGTTGTACGCCGCCTACTTCCGGGCCATCGGCTTCGAGGTCGAGACGGCCGACGACGGGCTGCGATGCCTGGATCTCCTGCGAGAGGACCGGCACGACGCCCTGGTCATCGACATGGACCTCCGCTGGGGCGGCGGCGACGGGGTGCTCTCCTGGCTGGCCGGGGACGAGTCCCACAGGCCCCGGGCGGTGGTCGCCCTCGGCTCGTCGACCCCGGCCGAGCTGTCCCTCCTGCTCGGGCTGCCGGAGCGGGATTGCTTGCAGAAGCCGGCGCACGCCAGTTCCCTGGTGGTCCGCCTTGCCACGCAGCTCTTCACCAACCAGGTTGCCTCGGTCGCCCAGATTGTCCCAGTCTCCTAA
- a CDS encoding SDR family oxidoreductase encodes MPRSSPDPTRLVVLTGATRGLGRAMLGKFAALGHTVAGCGRSAEGVAALEATFGAPHRLAVVDVGDRASVDSWALDVLDRLGPPDLLINNAALINRNAPLWEVPADEFDRVVDVNLKGVANVLRAFLPAMVAHRRGVIVNFSSYWGRSSSAEVAPYCATKFAVEGLTQALAQELPGGMAAVPFNPGVIDTDMLRSTFGGSASNYSSPDDWAEAAVPFLLTLGPGQNGRPVTAPGQ; translated from the coding sequence ATGCCCCGATCCTCCCCGGACCCGACTCGGCTCGTCGTGCTGACCGGGGCCACCCGGGGGCTCGGCCGCGCCATGCTCGGGAAGTTCGCCGCCCTGGGCCACACCGTGGCCGGGTGCGGCCGGTCGGCCGAGGGGGTCGCCGCGCTGGAGGCGACCTTCGGCGCCCCCCACCGCCTCGCCGTGGTCGACGTGGGCGACCGGGCCTCGGTCGACTCCTGGGCCCTCGACGTGCTCGACCGCCTCGGCCCGCCCGACCTGCTCATCAACAACGCGGCCCTGATCAACCGCAACGCCCCGCTCTGGGAGGTCCCCGCCGACGAGTTCGACCGGGTAGTCGACGTGAACCTCAAGGGCGTCGCCAACGTCCTCCGCGCCTTCCTCCCGGCGATGGTCGCCCATCGCCGGGGCGTGATCGTCAACTTCAGCTCCTACTGGGGCCGCTCCTCCTCGGCCGAGGTCGCCCCCTACTGCGCGACCAAGTTCGCCGTCGAGGGGCTCACGCAGGCCCTCGCCCAGGAGCTGCCCGGCGGCATGGCCGCCGTGCCGTTCAACCCCGGCGTCATCGACACCGACATGCTCCGCTCCACCTTCGGCGGCTCCGCCTCGAACTACAGTTCGCCCGACGACTGGGCCGAAGCCGCCGTCCCCTTCCTGCTCACGCTCGGGCCGGGGCAGAACGGCCGGCCCGTCACTGCACCGGGGCAGTGA
- a CDS encoding COG3415 family protein: MTPTPIRLTERERERLQGMSRRPRSKKQGYRSRALLALDGGHSVETVARMFRVGVDRVESWVAGFLESRLAYLDEPPGFRARARREEQLGGEEADGEEGE; encoded by the coding sequence ATGACCCCGACGCCGATCCGATTGACCGAGCGGGAACGCGAACGACTGCAAGGCATGTCCCGACGCCCCCGGAGCAAGAAGCAGGGATATCGGTCCCGGGCGCTGCTGGCGCTGGACGGGGGCCACTCGGTCGAGACGGTCGCCCGGATGTTCCGCGTGGGCGTCGACCGGGTCGAGTCCTGGGTCGCCGGCTTCCTCGAATCCCGGCTCGCGTACCTGGACGAGCCGCCCGGGTTCCGGGCGCGGGCCCGTCGGGAGGAGCAGCTCGGGGGGGAGGAGGCGGACGGGGAGGAGGGGGAATAA